TTCATCAAAATGATGAAAAGAACAGATgcaaagaaaaacaaaagaacaaTCATTCGATTTTTAAGGCTAACAACAAGCCTATTACAAATAAGGATCAAATCGAATGACACAAAAGACCGGGATTGAAATTCCATACACAAGATTGATGACCAAAATGTGATGTTTACATGCACATTTTTAGTTTGACCTAAAGGTTCAGTTTTCTCTTTTCACGTCATTTTATACTCTGTCAGAGGTAGCAAGACGCACAGACACAGGCCAGGTCAGGTGTGGTTCATCCACAAACACTTTCTTGTCTTTAAAGAAAAACAAATGTTTAACAATTAATGTGTCAACTGTAATTGCTAGACACAATCTGTTTGACTCGTTAGAGatataaaacacacacacacacacacaatccgTATGACCCGCAATatttaaatgggtcaaaattgtcacTTATGTCATCCTAGATGTCTTTCAGTTTCATGATGTATTCAACTTCTCATTGCGGTTCAAATGTAAAAAACAAACAGGAATTTCTAACCTTCCTCTAATGCTGAAGGGATTTGTCAAGTATTATTAGCTCACATGTGGTTAGATTCTGAGATCATGGCTACTTCTCGTACCCCAAACGTTGCTTCAACTCCATCGTCTTCCTCATGTGCACCTGTTCTTGAGCCCAAAAAAAAGATAAAAACGTCGGATTTTGAGAAGCAACTTGGTGAGTTTTTCAAACACCGGATCGAGCCAGATTCATCCGCAGCATATGGGGTTGGATTCAAAAACTATATGCCTATACATTAAATGGTTGCAAATTTCAAATTTAATAAGTTTGATAAGAAATCAAGTATGTTGTAAATGCAGATTTTTTGCAGTTTGTCCTAGCAAAAAGCCATAGCTGCACATTCATAGAGGTTTTCAGTTCAACTCCACAATTCATTAACCGAAACGACATCATTCTACATCTTGATCGAATGTAGAACCATTATAGAGTACAATTACAGAGTATTATATGAACACACTATCATCAAGATGATGCCAACCATATGCAAGTACTAACAGAGTCTAACTTTAGCAAATGATGTAAATTACAATATCATAAAAAGGATCACTACAAACCCCATCATTAAAAGTAACGTCTTCACAATATTACTTTCTCGTTGTCCTCGTCTTGAATGAAAAATATCATGAACATGGTGTGCCCCATGAAACCCACTCGAAAATCTTGGACCAAACGCGTGTCGTTGACCATAATGCAACGGGTTTTGGAACCCGTGAACATTCAtatcaagtaaagaaggaaacaaGCCACCAAAACCAGCAGACACTGCAAAGTTACCAAACCTTGCAGACGCCCCCATTGGCATAAATCCTCCAAGCCCAAAATTTGGAAGATTATTGGGATCCGGAGCAGGAGCGGTAGCAGGTCGTTGACCCGCGGGCCTGTGCGGGATTTCAACATCAGGAACGGGTTTTGAACGTGGGTCAGTTTGTGTTTTTCCTCTACCATATAAAGGAATTAACTTTTGTTCTTCTATAAGGGCCTTACAAACAGGACATTCGTGTGAATGAGAATGAATGTGAAGCCATTTGTATAGACACGGCCAACAAAAAAGATGACCGCAAAGAGTAACAATCGGGTCTTCAGCTAGTTCGAAACAAATGTTACATTCGAAATCCCCAATATCATTGTTACCAGTGTCCTTTGATGA
This window of the Rutidosis leptorrhynchoides isolate AG116_Rl617_1_P2 chromosome 7, CSIRO_AGI_Rlap_v1, whole genome shotgun sequence genome carries:
- the LOC139858051 gene encoding uncharacterized protein; its protein translation is MSRNIDESSIRPPESSSSSKDTGNNDIGDFECNICFELAEDPIVTLCGHLFCWPCLYKWLHIHSHSHECPVCKALIEEQKLIPLYGRGKTQTDPRSKPVPDVEIPHRPAGQRPATAPAPDPNNLPNFGLGGFMPMGASARFGNFAVSAGFGGLFPSLLDMNVHGFQNPLHYGQRHAFGPRFSSGFHGAHHVHDIFHSRRGQRESNIVKTLLLMMGFVVILFMIL